One window of Sandaracinaceae bacterium genomic DNA carries:
- a CDS encoding type IV toxin-antitoxin system AbiEi family antitoxin, whose translation MSSPGTLYAWIERLPEDGRYAFSRRDAEGVTDASDAAIKMTLYRLKKNGIIVSPRRDFFVVVPREYRSAGSPPASWFIDDLMRHRGRRYYVGLLSAAALHGAGHQQPMAFQVITDAVERAVEVGRVRVEFHVSNLVEGAATERVQTETGTMVVSTPETTAFDMARFPASCGHWNNVATMLSELADKIDPDELVAGADRVARSDVQRLGWLLDLVGESKLADALAKKLAGERLLPTPLTSARDSTDAPLDARWRVLVNDEVEPDL comes from the coding sequence ATGTCGAGCCCGGGCACCCTCTACGCTTGGATCGAGAGGCTGCCGGAGGACGGGCGGTACGCGTTCTCGCGCCGAGACGCGGAGGGCGTGACCGACGCCTCCGACGCGGCGATCAAGATGACGCTCTACCGCCTCAAGAAGAACGGCATAATCGTGAGTCCACGCCGCGACTTCTTCGTGGTGGTGCCTCGCGAGTACCGCTCGGCCGGGAGTCCACCGGCGAGCTGGTTCATCGACGACCTCATGCGCCACCGAGGACGCCGATACTATGTCGGGCTGCTCAGCGCCGCCGCGCTCCACGGTGCGGGGCATCAGCAGCCGATGGCGTTCCAGGTCATCACCGACGCCGTCGAGCGGGCTGTCGAGGTCGGGCGGGTGCGGGTCGAGTTCCATGTTAGCAACCTCGTCGAGGGCGCAGCGACCGAGCGCGTGCAGACCGAGACGGGGACCATGGTGGTCTCGACGCCGGAGACGACGGCCTTCGACATGGCTCGCTTCCCCGCGTCGTGCGGCCACTGGAACAACGTCGCGACGATGCTCTCCGAGCTCGCCGACAAGATCGATCCCGACGAGCTCGTTGCGGGCGCCGACCGCGTCGCGCGAAGCGACGTCCAGCGCCTCGGCTGGCTGCTCGACCTCGTGGGGGAGTCGAAGCTCGCCGACGCTCTGGCCAAGAAGCTGGCCGGCGAGCGTCTCCTGCCCACACCCCTCACCAGCGCGCGCGATAGCACCGACGCGCCTCTCGACGCCCGATGGCGGGTCCTCGTGAACGACGAAGTGGAGCCCGACCTGT